A section of the Paenibacillus odorifer genome encodes:
- a CDS encoding TetR/AcrR family transcriptional regulator, with amino-acid sequence MNSNSKRSSILLAASIVVKNNGVEKLTLEAVAKEAGVSKGGLLHHFPNKEALIKSMVEELTSDFFSNVQERVANASRETGKWGRAFVQAIDDDLKEEQEISTALSAALFTNPDILKKFQDQYSVWQNNIENDGIDPVRSTIVRLAADGLWYSEMFGLGVLDKELRSKVIQELINMTE; translated from the coding sequence GTGAACAGTAATTCAAAACGAAGTAGTATTTTATTAGCAGCTTCTATTGTTGTTAAAAATAATGGGGTGGAGAAGCTTACGCTTGAAGCTGTTGCCAAAGAAGCCGGGGTCAGTAAAGGTGGACTGCTGCACCATTTTCCGAATAAGGAAGCTTTAATAAAAAGTATGGTGGAAGAGTTAACAAGCGATTTTTTCAGTAATGTTCAAGAAAGAGTAGCGAATGCATCTAGAGAAACGGGGAAGTGGGGACGAGCGTTTGTTCAGGCGATTGACGACGATCTTAAGGAAGAGCAGGAGATTAGCACAGCGCTTTCGGCTGCTCTTTTTACGAATCCGGATATCCTTAAGAAATTTCAAGATCAATACTCAGTATGGCAAAACAATATAGAGAACGATGGAATAGATCCTGTACGTTCAACGATTGTCAGGCTGGCAGCGGACGGTTTATGGTATTCAGAAATGTTCGGATTAGGAGTTTTAGATAAGGAGTTACGCAGTAAAGTGATTCAAGAATTAATAAACATGACGGAGTAA
- a CDS encoding DUF5823 family protein, with translation MLIMEIMKTAIQFLTDLLSGNLPKYFYLWCGLFMLFVIIYAYLEVRMKYKSVDFIKGICIESVSHLAGWIIGILVTLCSYIIHPQWCFCVTVQDFSERWNHCLRRQF, from the coding sequence GTGTTAATTATGGAAATCATGAAGACGGCCATTCAATTTTTGACGGATTTGTTATCTGGGAATCTGCCAAAATACTTTTACCTCTGGTGTGGTCTATTTATGCTATTTGTAATCATCTACGCCTATCTTGAGGTACGGATGAAATATAAATCAGTCGATTTTATAAAAGGCATCTGCATTGAAAGTGTCTCCCATCTTGCAGGCTGGATCATCGGTATCCTAGTAACCTTGTGTAGTTACATTATCCATCCTCAGTGGTGTTTTTGCGTTACTGTTCAAGATTTCTCAGAGAGATGGAATCATTGCCTCAGACGCCAATTTTAA
- a CDS encoding RNA polymerase sigma factor, with protein sequence MLNRKTEKILTRCIKENKENVYRLAYSYVKNKEDALDIVQDSIYKAMTRMDLLKDHDAVKSWFYRIVVNTSLDFLRRNKKVQTMEPEIIETYSPAVEDNYTDMDLKRTLEELPAKYRSVIVLRYFEDMKINEVAEVLNENTNTIKTRLYQALQLLRVKLNDEALKEIK encoded by the coding sequence ATGTTGAATAGGAAAACCGAGAAAATATTGACGCGATGTATCAAAGAAAACAAAGAAAATGTATACCGGCTTGCTTACAGTTATGTGAAAAACAAAGAGGATGCCCTCGACATTGTGCAGGATTCTATTTATAAAGCGATGACACGAATGGATTTGCTAAAGGATCACGATGCCGTGAAAAGCTGGTTTTACAGGATTGTCGTGAATACCTCTTTAGACTTTTTGCGCAGAAACAAGAAGGTTCAGACGATGGAGCCAGAGATAATAGAAACCTATAGTCCGGCTGTTGAGGATAACTATACAGATATGGATTTGAAAAGAACACTGGAAGAGCTGCCGGCGAAATACCGAAGTGTGATCGTGCTTAGATATTTTGAGGATATGAAGATTAATGAAGTGGCTGAAGTTCTTAATGAGAACACCAATACAATAAAGACAAGGCTGTATCAGGCCCTTCAGTTATTGCGAGTGAAGCTGAATGATGAAGCCTTAAAGGAGATAAAGTAA
- a CDS encoding ABC-F family ATP-binding cassette domain-containing protein — protein MSILNVEGLSHGFGDRAIFKDVSFRLLKGEHIGLFGANGEGKSTFMNIVTGKLQPDEGKVEWSKRVRVGYLDQHAVLTKGMTIQDVLRSAFQYLFDLEQEMNDMYGRMGDVSPEELEKLLEEVGTIQDTLTNQDFYMIDAKVQETARGLGITDIGLDRDVADLSGGQRTKILLAKLLLEKPDILLLDEPTNYLDEQHIEWLRRYLQEYDNAFILISHDMPFLNSVINLIYHMENQKLTRYVGDYEQFQQVYEMRKQQLESAYNRQKQEIAELKDFVARNKASVATRNMAMSRQKKLDKMEIIEIAKEKPKPQFNFKEGKTAGKMIFEAKELVIGYDSPLSRPLNLLMERGQKIALVGANGIGKTTLLRSILGEISALSGSVERGYHQEIGYFEQEMKEGNYKTCIEEIWDTFPSLSQFEVRAALAKCGLTTKHIESKIAVLSGGEKAKVRLCKLINSETNILVLDEPTNHLDIDAKDELKRALKAYKGSILMISHEPDFYQDIVTDIWNCEDWTTKVF, from the coding sequence ATGAGCATATTAAATGTTGAAGGATTAAGTCATGGCTTTGGGGATCGTGCGATTTTTAAGGATGTTTCATTCCGTCTCCTAAAAGGCGAGCATATCGGATTATTCGGCGCTAACGGCGAAGGAAAATCCACTTTTATGAATATTGTTACAGGCAAACTGCAACCTGATGAGGGTAAAGTCGAATGGTCCAAGCGGGTGCGTGTTGGCTACCTCGATCAGCATGCTGTGTTAACCAAAGGAATGACGATTCAAGACGTACTCAGAAGTGCCTTTCAATACCTGTTTGATCTGGAGCAAGAGATGAATGATATGTACGGCAGAATGGGTGACGTTTCACCTGAAGAGCTGGAAAAGCTGCTTGAAGAAGTAGGTACCATCCAAGATACACTTACAAATCAAGATTTTTACATGATTGATGCGAAAGTACAAGAAACTGCGCGTGGACTAGGGATCACTGACATTGGATTGGATCGTGATGTAGCCGATCTTAGTGGTGGTCAACGTACCAAAATCTTGCTTGCGAAGCTATTGCTTGAAAAACCAGATATTTTGCTCCTCGATGAGCCTACCAACTATCTGGATGAGCAGCATATTGAGTGGCTGAGACGTTATCTTCAAGAGTATGATAATGCCTTTATTCTGATCTCTCACGATATGCCATTCTTGAACAGCGTTATTAACCTGATCTACCATATGGAAAATCAAAAGCTGACCCGCTATGTGGGTGATTATGAGCAATTCCAACAAGTCTACGAAATGAGAAAACAACAGCTTGAATCTGCTTATAATCGTCAAAAGCAAGAAATAGCAGAGCTGAAGGATTTCGTAGCTCGTAATAAAGCCAGCGTGGCAACCCGTAATATGGCAATGTCCAGACAGAAGAAGCTCGACAAGATGGAGATCATCGAGATTGCCAAGGAGAAACCGAAACCACAGTTTAACTTTAAAGAAGGTAAAACTGCGGGCAAGATGATTTTCGAAGCAAAAGAATTGGTTATCGGCTACGATTCTCCATTGTCCAGACCGCTTAATTTGCTGATGGAGCGTGGACAGAAGATCGCGTTGGTTGGGGCAAACGGAATTGGTAAAACAACTTTGCTGCGCAGCATTTTAGGTGAAATCTCTGCATTGTCCGGTTCGGTAGAACGTGGATACCATCAGGAGATTGGCTATTTTGAGCAAGAGATGAAGGAAGGCAATTACAAGACTTGTATTGAGGAAATCTGGGACACGTTCCCGTCTCTGTCACAATTCGAAGTACGTGCTGCCCTTGCTAAATGCGGATTAACTACGAAGCATATTGAGAGTAAGATTGCTGTTCTAAGTGGTGGGGAAAAAGCCAAAGTGCGTCTATGTAAGCTCATTAATAGCGAAACCAATATTCTCGTATTAGATGAGCCGACAAACCACTTGGATATCGATGCCAAAGATGAACTGAAACGCGCTCTAAAAGCATACAAAGGAAGCATTCTTATGATTTCTCACGAACCCGATTTTTATCAGGACATCGTAACAGATATCTGGAATTGCGAAGATTGGACGACGAAAGTATTCTAA
- a CDS encoding AAA family ATPase: MNKLVFFLGPAGAGKTTLAKAIASRRKIPFFDMDILLRPAADAIMTLHGLDPADRDSAEYKRLCRDLGYRITMDAALDNIGLYVDAFVVGPFTKEAANPDWISNELVRIGRSLLDVEVKVVLVGLANEELYRERIQDRQSPLDEWKFQHWNEFRTSLGNRTVAWPLPAENIALIDNSNPDINATVAAVERFIYV, from the coding sequence ATGAATAAACTTGTATTTTTTCTTGGTCCAGCTGGAGCAGGCAAAACAACGTTAGCTAAAGCGATTGCTTCGCGGCGCAAAATACCATTTTTCGATATGGATATTCTGCTACGGCCTGCTGCCGACGCCATAATGACTTTACACGGACTGGATCCGGCAGATAGAGACTCAGCAGAGTACAAAAGGTTATGCCGCGATTTAGGTTATCGAATCACTATGGATGCTGCGCTGGATAATATAGGCTTGTACGTCGATGCTTTTGTGGTTGGTCCCTTCACCAAAGAGGCGGCCAATCCTGACTGGATCAGCAATGAGTTAGTTCGGATCGGACGTTCCCTCCTTGATGTTGAAGTCAAGGTTGTCTTGGTAGGTTTAGCCAACGAGGAATTGTACCGGGAACGAATTCAAGACAGACAATCACCACTAGATGAATGGAAGTTCCAGCATTGGAATGAATTCCGCACTTCTCTTGGCAACCGTACGGTAGCATGGCCGCTCCCGGCTGAAAATATTGCGTTGATCGATAATTCTAACCCGGATATTAATGCTACCGTTGCGGCAGTAGAGCGATTTATTTACGTCTAA
- a CDS encoding RsiV family protein: MDERIQELHKEYTDIPIPDELDLIVNRSIKQSLKANRKKHTTTKWVASVGAAAVIFLVAINTSTTVASALSSIPGVDRIIKVLTIKEYVVEEENYDANIKVPAVTDMENKELELGLNSKYLSENKALYEKFQAEIEALKEQGGGHLGLDVGYEVKTDNEHIFSIGRYVEETAGSSSMEVTFDTIDKENQILITLPMLFKDDQYIERISENIKEQMIAQMKADSEKVYWIPEYGDDVPTDQFTSITKDQSFYINTEGKLVIVFNKYDVAPGYMGSVEFVIPTAVLADDLVSQKYIQ; the protein is encoded by the coding sequence ATGGACGAAAGAATACAAGAATTACATAAAGAGTATACCGATATTCCCATTCCGGATGAACTTGATTTGATTGTAAACCGCTCTATAAAGCAGTCACTTAAAGCCAATAGAAAAAAACACACAACAACTAAGTGGGTGGCTAGTGTTGGAGCGGCCGCAGTTATTTTTCTAGTAGCCATAAACACCAGTACAACCGTAGCTAGTGCATTATCTTCCATCCCAGGCGTTGATCGGATAATAAAAGTGCTAACTATTAAAGAATACGTTGTAGAAGAAGAGAACTACGATGCTAATATCAAAGTTCCAGCCGTAACGGATATGGAGAACAAAGAACTGGAGCTTGGATTGAACAGCAAATATTTAAGTGAGAATAAAGCACTATACGAAAAGTTCCAAGCGGAGATCGAAGCGTTGAAGGAACAAGGTGGGGGCCATTTGGGGCTGGATGTTGGTTATGAAGTGAAAACGGATAATGAGCATATTTTCTCCATTGGCAGATATGTTGAGGAAACCGCTGGTTCATCTTCAATGGAAGTTACTTTTGATACGATAGACAAAGAAAATCAGATCCTTATTACATTACCAATGTTATTTAAAGATGATCAATACATTGAGCGCATCAGCGAAAATATTAAAGAACAGATGATTGCTCAAATGAAAGCAGACTCTGAGAAAGTTTACTGGATCCCTGAGTATGGCGATGATGTGCCAACGGATCAGTTTACATCCATTACGAAGGATCAAAGCTTTTATATCAATACCGAAGGTAAGCTTGTGATTGTGTTTAATAAATACGATGTCGCACCGGGTTATATGGGCTCCGTTGAATTTGTGATACCAACCGCGGTGCTTGCTGATGATTTGGTCAGTCAGAAGTATATTCAATAA
- a CDS encoding acyltransferase family protein — translation MNDNKRYMPGIDGLRAFSVLAVIAYHLNLKWAGGGLLGVGIFFVISGYLITDQIINQWERHRRLDLLDFWIRRARRLLPATIVMLIVVTLWLLIIDPTRLNGLTGDFMSSLFYVNNWWLIFHDVSYFESFGPPSPIGHLWSLSIEEQFYILWPLLLVLGLKIIPRRGKLTAWILACAAVSALAMAMFYVPGTDPSRVYYGTDTRIFALLVGAALAVAWPSQKLKNTVTERSRYMFDIIGALGLLVLMVLVYRINEFDESLYRGGFLIISIITAVVIAVLAHPASSLGRKIGCKPLRWIGVRSYSLYLWHYPVIILTSPNGNPDESGVLRMILQLAGSFLLAALSYKYVEEPLRRGSLRNIWNHWSAKQRRSYRPVFLMTMIFLILIPIACNGYLSNAESDTPTIEVADKQNVQQEGTAQDPIDHNSLAPPVEKDTTDVEKQKPDTEEKQAEPERNIAVTEKNQTGKNITAIGDSVILDAAPFLVESLPGIVIDGKVGRQMMQAQEVVDQLRAEGRLGKRMIIELGTNGAFNSKQLRKLLNSLSDAEQIILVNTRVPRKWEQTVNSTLSKVSSEFRNTTIVDWYSASEGKDDYFYKDGVHLKREGAKYYASILIKALEKENK, via the coding sequence ATGAATGACAACAAGCGTTATATGCCTGGAATTGATGGACTAAGAGCTTTTTCTGTACTCGCTGTCATAGCCTATCATTTGAATTTGAAATGGGCTGGGGGTGGACTGCTGGGAGTGGGAATCTTTTTTGTGATCTCGGGTTATCTCATCACAGACCAAATCATTAACCAATGGGAGCGTCATCGAAGATTGGACCTTCTGGACTTTTGGATACGTAGAGCACGGAGGTTGCTGCCGGCGACGATAGTCATGCTGATCGTTGTCACCTTATGGCTCTTAATCATAGATCCCACGAGATTAAATGGGCTGACAGGAGATTTCATGTCATCACTATTTTACGTTAATAACTGGTGGTTAATATTTCATGATGTTTCGTACTTCGAAAGCTTTGGACCTCCTTCACCGATCGGACATTTATGGTCACTTTCTATTGAAGAACAGTTTTATATTCTATGGCCGCTGCTGCTCGTATTAGGACTAAAGATCATACCTCGTCGAGGTAAACTTACTGCCTGGATTCTGGCTTGTGCTGCTGTCTCAGCTTTAGCCATGGCTATGTTCTATGTACCGGGCACAGATCCAAGCAGGGTCTATTATGGAACAGATACTCGCATATTTGCACTTCTAGTTGGAGCGGCGCTTGCCGTTGCATGGCCTAGTCAGAAACTTAAAAATACAGTCACAGAAAGATCTCGTTATATGTTTGATATCATTGGTGCTCTGGGACTGCTGGTATTAATGGTGCTAGTTTACCGGATTAACGAATTTGATGAATCACTATATCGTGGTGGATTTTTGATCATCTCTATCATTACTGCAGTAGTGATTGCCGTGCTTGCTCATCCTGCCAGTTCTCTTGGCCGGAAAATAGGCTGCAAACCTTTGCGATGGATAGGTGTACGTTCATATAGCTTATACCTTTGGCATTATCCCGTAATTATTCTTACCAGCCCTAATGGGAATCCAGATGAGAGCGGCGTGCTTCGTATGATCCTTCAGTTAGCAGGAAGTTTTCTACTGGCAGCCTTATCATACAAATATGTGGAGGAGCCGCTCCGGCGGGGATCATTAAGAAACATTTGGAACCATTGGAGTGCGAAACAACGCCGCAGCTACCGCCCAGTCTTTCTTATGACCATGATCTTTTTGATTCTTATTCCGATTGCCTGCAATGGATATTTATCCAATGCTGAATCTGACACGCCTACAATCGAAGTTGCAGATAAGCAGAATGTACAGCAAGAAGGAACAGCGCAAGATCCAATAGATCACAACTCATTGGCACCACCCGTAGAAAAAGATACGACGGATGTTGAGAAGCAAAAACCTGACACTGAAGAGAAACAAGCTGAACCAGAAAGAAACATAGCGGTAACCGAAAAAAATCAAACCGGAAAGAATATTACGGCCATTGGCGATTCTGTCATTTTGGATGCGGCACCATTTTTGGTAGAAAGTCTCCCTGGTATTGTTATCGATGGAAAGGTCGGCAGACAGATGATGCAGGCACAGGAGGTGGTTGATCAGCTTAGAGCAGAAGGACGGTTAGGGAAGCGGATGATCATAGAGCTGGGGACGAATGGAGCTTTTAACTCCAAGCAATTACGTAAACTATTAAACTCGTTAAGCGATGCGGAGCAGATTATTTTGGTCAATACACGTGTGCCGAGAAAGTGGGAGCAGACTGTGAATTCCACCCTTTCAAAAGTTTCCAGTGAATTCAGGAATACGACCATAGTAGACTGGTACTCAGCTAGTGAAGGAAAAGACGACTACTTCTACAAAGATGGTGTTCATCTGAAACGTGAGGGTGCCAAGTATTATGCATCAATTCTAATTAAAGCTTTGGAAAAAGAAAATAAATAA
- a CDS encoding ribonuclease J: MKMAAKQLSIAALGGVHEIGKNMYILQYADDIVVIDCGSKFPDESLLGIDLIIPDVSYLLNNIDKVQALVVTHGHEDHIGGIPYLLKQLNIPIYASRLTLGLIENKLREHGILRQTKLNCIDSESTLTLGAITTTFFNTNHSIPDCLGVVFDTPEGTVVHTGDFKFDMTPVNKQYPDIHKMADIGKKGVKILLSESTNAERPGFTPSEKLVGAHIEEAFLKAERRIFISTFASNVHRLQQIIDASHLTERKLTLLGRSMVNVVGVAQELGYLNIPDNMLIEPAEAAKLPPAQVTVLCTGSQGEPMAALSRLANSSHRLMEIQAGDTVLLAANPIPGNERNVSRIVDNLYMLGAKVIYGSRSELHVSGHGSQEELKLMLTLMKPEYFIPIHGEYRMLHHHSLLAEAVGVKPENIFILKNGDIVESSSGVVRQSGRVTAGQILVDGLGIGDIGNVVLRDRRQLSADGILITVITLSQTDGRLLNEPDTISRGFVYVRNSDNLMDEINQHVTSTLKKMNETDLGQWNIIKQTIKESLSKFLYEKTKRRPMILPIIIEV; encoded by the coding sequence ATGAAAATGGCAGCTAAGCAGCTCTCGATTGCAGCATTAGGCGGGGTTCATGAAATCGGTAAAAATATGTATATCCTGCAATACGCAGATGACATTGTCGTTATTGATTGCGGCTCTAAATTTCCAGATGAAAGTCTTTTAGGAATTGACCTAATTATTCCTGATGTTTCGTATTTATTAAATAATATTGATAAGGTACAAGCATTGGTGGTTACTCATGGACATGAGGATCATATCGGTGGGATTCCTTACCTGCTTAAACAGTTGAATATCCCGATATATGCTTCCCGTTTAACCCTAGGATTAATCGAAAATAAACTTAGGGAACATGGGATTTTACGACAAACGAAACTCAATTGTATTGATTCAGAATCTACTTTAACCCTGGGTGCCATTACTACAACATTTTTTAATACAAATCATAGCATTCCAGATTGCCTTGGCGTAGTATTCGATACACCTGAAGGTACCGTAGTTCATACGGGAGACTTCAAATTTGACATGACGCCCGTCAACAAGCAGTATCCAGATATACATAAAATGGCCGATATCGGTAAAAAGGGTGTAAAGATCCTGCTTTCAGAAAGCACCAATGCTGAGCGCCCTGGCTTCACCCCTTCTGAGAAGCTTGTTGGCGCTCACATAGAAGAAGCCTTTTTAAAAGCAGAACGTAGAATTTTTATTTCTACCTTCGCCTCAAATGTACATCGTCTACAGCAGATCATTGATGCTTCTCATTTAACTGAACGTAAATTGACCTTACTCGGCAGAAGTATGGTTAATGTAGTCGGAGTAGCCCAAGAGCTCGGTTACTTAAACATTCCGGACAATATGCTGATCGAACCTGCAGAAGCTGCTAAGCTTCCTCCGGCTCAGGTAACTGTTTTATGTACAGGCAGTCAAGGAGAGCCCATGGCCGCCCTCTCACGCTTAGCGAACTCAAGCCATCGATTGATGGAGATCCAGGCTGGGGACACGGTTCTGCTCGCAGCCAATCCCATCCCAGGAAATGAAAGAAATGTTTCAAGGATTGTCGATAATTTATATATGCTGGGTGCTAAAGTCATCTATGGTTCACGCAGTGAGCTTCACGTCTCAGGGCATGGTAGCCAAGAGGAACTTAAGCTAATGCTGACTCTAATGAAACCTGAATACTTTATTCCGATCCATGGTGAATACCGCATGCTGCATCATCACAGCTTGTTAGCGGAGGCGGTAGGCGTCAAACCAGAAAATATCTTTATTCTAAAAAATGGGGACATCGTCGAGTCATCGTCTGGTGTTGTCCGCCAATCCGGTCGAGTGACTGCTGGGCAAATTCTAGTGGATGGCCTTGGGATCGGTGATATTGGAAATGTTGTGCTTCGCGATCGTCGCCAGCTGTCAGCAGACGGCATACTGATTACGGTGATTACACTGAGCCAAACCGATGGACGTCTATTAAATGAGCCGGACACCATTTCCAGGGGATTCGTTTATGTCCGTAACTCCGATAATTTAATGGACGAGATCAACCAGCATGTAACATCGACCCTTAAAAAGATGAACGAAACTGATCTCGGCCAATGGAATATCATCAAGCAGACCATCAAAGAATCATTAAGTAAGTTCCTATACGAGAAAACGAAACGGCGTCCAATGATCCTTCCAATCATCATTGAGGTTTAA
- a CDS encoding helix-turn-helix transcriptional regulator, with amino-acid sequence MIHNSIEFIENHLEEEELNLDRIAKEAGFSKYHFHRLFQKYVGKSVAEYIRSRRLSSAAQLLLYSEERILDIALLYGFDSQEAFTRAFKGHYVLPPAQYRSQIKLLIQEREEFTMSEIKGWFITGTSPSKYKASLDMQIYHKGRNSVSLECAETEPLEGNEFGTLMQQFDAKNYLGKRMRFAGFIRTEEVSDWCGLWMRIDDKLQNMLGFDNMQYRSIKGTASWNFYACVLDIPAEADCINIGILLSGSGKIWLDDCTFEEVGLDVPVTDSRARTEEFPTEPQNLKFEA; translated from the coding sequence ATGATTCACAATAGTATTGAATTTATTGAGAACCATTTGGAAGAAGAAGAATTGAATCTGGACAGAATTGCGAAAGAGGCTGGATTCTCCAAATATCATTTCCATCGGCTCTTTCAGAAATATGTCGGCAAAAGTGTAGCTGAATACATTCGTTCCCGTAGGTTGAGTTCTGCTGCCCAACTGCTGCTCTATTCCGAAGAACGCATTCTAGATATTGCACTTCTTTATGGTTTTGATAGTCAAGAGGCTTTTACAAGAGCTTTTAAAGGACATTATGTTCTCCCCCCAGCCCAATACAGGTCACAGATAAAACTATTGATTCAGGAAAGAGAGGAATTTACCATGTCCGAAATTAAAGGTTGGTTCATCACCGGAACATCTCCCAGCAAATATAAGGCATCATTAGATATGCAGATTTACCATAAGGGAAGGAACTCTGTATCACTGGAATGCGCAGAAACTGAACCACTCGAAGGGAACGAATTCGGTACTCTAATGCAGCAGTTTGACGCAAAAAATTATCTTGGGAAACGGATGCGGTTTGCCGGCTTTATCCGGACCGAAGAAGTAAGCGACTGGTGCGGCTTATGGATGCGTATTGATGACAAGCTCCAGAATATGCTGGGTTTTGACAACATGCAGTACAGAAGTATTAAAGGAACTGCTTCCTGGAATTTTTACGCTTGTGTGCTGGATATCCCGGCAGAGGCGGATTGTATCAACATAGGTATTCTCCTATCCGGATCCGGAAAGATTTGGCTGGATGACTGCACCTTTGAAGAAGTAGGCCTGGACGTTCCCGTCACTGATTCCCGTGCACGGACAGAAGAATTTCCGACGGAACCGCAGAATCTGAAGTTTGAAGCCTAA
- a CDS encoding stalk domain-containing protein, with the protein MNKRTKNLFKMSAVGCVAIMGVSAASLPVHAMVSTQVTANVSAALPSKIPALAGIKVQEKVLNTTSKYLIADLKVPQLTGMLDTHYQDELNDIILSHAEKDLAQWEKDAAEMGKKAQADQMEFHPYTLYITYDLKSDGTGSPAGVISLTVTTEGSEGGTSMPRIDTYNVKNIAEAEPVTLTDLLGANYKEKLDADILAEIKKDSDKYFLEEYTGTSTEQSFYIDKGNLVIVFPKYSIAPGYVGSPEFRFSLNHSSTDTTKLDLKKVATFTNKKGVLMVSLRDVASQLNYELKWNQSTKTAELMKGAQWTSVTLNKDSYFFAKMTPKALGAAPVLQDNKTYVPVQFVSEILQVEVQK; encoded by the coding sequence ATGAACAAAAGAACAAAAAATCTATTTAAAATGAGTGCAGTGGGATGTGTAGCCATTATGGGAGTGAGTGCAGCTTCTTTACCGGTTCATGCTATGGTTTCCACACAAGTAACAGCTAATGTTTCTGCGGCTTTACCGTCCAAGATACCAGCCCTTGCTGGCATTAAAGTACAAGAAAAAGTACTTAACACAACAAGTAAATACCTGATTGCAGATTTAAAAGTACCACAGCTAACAGGAATGCTGGATACTCATTATCAAGATGAACTGAACGATATTATCCTCTCTCATGCTGAAAAGGATCTGGCACAATGGGAGAAAGACGCTGCAGAAATGGGCAAAAAAGCACAGGCTGATCAAATGGAATTTCATCCTTATACTCTTTACATTACTTATGATCTGAAATCAGATGGAACAGGTTCTCCAGCAGGCGTTATCTCTTTGACTGTTACTACTGAAGGCTCTGAAGGTGGAACAAGCATGCCGCGGATCGATACTTATAATGTGAAAAATATAGCTGAGGCAGAACCTGTTACACTAACGGATCTACTGGGCGCTAACTACAAAGAGAAGCTCGATGCAGACATTCTGGCAGAAATTAAAAAGGATTCAGATAAGTATTTCTTAGAAGAGTACACAGGAACTTCAACTGAGCAGTCGTTCTATATCGATAAAGGTAACTTAGTAATCGTATTCCCTAAATACAGCATTGCACCAGGTTATGTAGGTTCACCAGAGTTTCGGTTCAGCTTAAATCATAGTTCAACGGATACAACCAAGCTAGATTTGAAAAAAGTAGCTACTTTCACGAATAAGAAAGGCGTGCTCATGGTATCGCTTCGTGATGTGGCCAGTCAACTAAACTATGAATTGAAATGGAATCAGTCTACCAAAACCGCTGAATTGATGAAAGGTGCACAGTGGACAAGTGTTACGCTTAACAAAGATTCATACTTCTTCGCAAAAATGACTCCTAAAGCTTTAGGTGCTGCACCTGTTCTACAAGATAACAAAACCTATGTACCTGTTCAATTCGTATCAGAAATTCTACAGGTTGAAGTTCAGAAATAA
- a CDS encoding GNAT family N-acetyltransferase, producing MNIRLLQMKDNSSIEKVIRDCLIEFGGNRAGLAWEDDSLHHLSDYYNHSENRAYWVVEEGGEVLGGCGIAPFGNDDKICELQKMYLSQSIRGNGIANELLNTALDFAKLHYNQCYLETLQNMHAANRFYTKNGFELLEKPLAGSEHFACDAWYIKNLM from the coding sequence ATGAATATCCGACTATTACAAATGAAAGATAATAGCTCCATTGAAAAGGTCATCAGGGACTGCCTAATTGAGTTTGGCGGGAATCGCGCGGGTCTCGCCTGGGAGGATGACAGCCTGCATCATTTATCAGATTATTATAATCATAGTGAGAATCGGGCTTATTGGGTTGTTGAAGAGGGAGGGGAAGTATTGGGAGGTTGTGGAATTGCTCCTTTCGGGAATGATGACAAGATATGTGAGTTGCAAAAAATGTATTTATCTCAGTCGATTAGAGGTAACGGGATAGCCAACGAACTTTTAAATACAGCGCTGGACTTTGCCAAGCTTCATTACAACCAATGTTATTTGGAGACACTGCAAAACATGCACGCAGCCAACCGTTTCTACACAAAAAATGGATTTGAGCTTTTAGAAAAACCACTTGCTGGGTCGGAGCATTTTGCTTGTGATGCTTGGTATATTAAAAATTTAATGTAA